In Microcaecilia unicolor unplaced genomic scaffold, aMicUni1.1, whole genome shotgun sequence, the genomic window TTGGCGTTCACAGGGATGAGCTGTGCTAGCCACAGGACATCCATGTCGGAGAAGTTTGGTTTCCTACCCCTTGCAGCCATTACTTCTCCGCCAGTTGTGGACATGCGCATGCCACGCATATATATACACACGTGGAAGACGTACGCTGTTCAACCACGTGTTAAGACGTGTCTGTATGACAGATCTGGCCTCtacgactgctctgaccatacgtttAATATAGCGCGGTAAATGATTTGGTCTAACcatcggtattgttagtgcattccgaatcgcccacattacaatggtagttactcttttgtattccgttttcgttagctgcttgcttcgtcggaaaaaggcctttaatgcatgcaacggttaggaatttcctacgttaaagggttgttagagggtcggtAACGtttagtcagtggcgttcctaggggggcggacacccggggcggcgcaccgccccccgggtgcagcgcccccccccccgatgcagcgcggaaccccccccccccccgtgaaagagcccccccgggtgcatgccgctggggggggggggggtgccgcagcgcgcgcctgctgcgagtttactaacgttgctcgttcgctgcagttccctctgccccggaacaggaattaacctgttctggggcagagggagctgcagcgaagagagaagttagcgaactctcgcagcaggcgcttgccgcggcaccccccagcggcgtgcacctggggcagaccgcccccaccgcccccccttggtacgccactgtgtttagtgcatctagccctgaaaGGGGTAGGGATTAAATGGGTCTCAGGGTAATTGCCCTTCCTCTGCCCCACTTTTGCAAAAGCTGCCCCCAGGCTCCAGGTTACACACAGGAAACCTCATGGGAAGAGGTCACTGCTGTTCTCCCTGCAGCTCCCAGACCCCTGGGTCTCTGTAGCTGGTAAAAAAAGGGAGGAACTAGGAGACAGGAAGGAGGGCAGACAGCCCTGGTGTCTTCAAATTACACAAAATCCCTGGCAAAGATCTTGTTCCAGAGAACCACTCCTTATTTTTAAGATGTGAAACAGAAACTGAATTCTTGctctcatttcctgaaagaatcaTGGCTGCTGCAAACCCTGCTGAGAGTCTGCAAGATGAAGCTTCTTGTTCTATCTGTCTGGATTATTTTACAGATCCGGTGACGACAGACTGTGGACACAACTTCTGCCGCTCCTGTATCACTCAGACCTGGAAGGGGAGAGACACAAACTTCCCCTGTCCCCAGTGCAGGGAAACGTCTCAGCAGAGGAACCTCAGATCTAACAGGCAGCTGGCAAATATGACAGAAATGGTGAAAAAGCTCAGTCAGTGTTCAGTGAGACCAAAAGAGGAGAATTTGTGTGAGgaacatgaagagaaactgaAGCTGTTTTGTGAAGAGGATCAGAGAGCAATCTGTGTGGTGTGTGACAGATCCAGGGATCACAGATCTCACACCGTGATCCCAATAAAGGAGGCTGTGCAGGAATACAAGGTATGTGTCAGTTTCTTTATTATAACAGTGTGTCCTGGAGTCACAGATATCACACTCTGATCcccctagtggaggagtagcctagtggttagtgcagctgactttgatcctggggaactgggctcaattcccactgtagccccttgtgactctgggcaagtcacttaaccctctattgccccaagtacaaataagtaccagaatataccagtggcgttcctaggggggcggacacccggggcggcgccccaccccccgggtgcagcgccccccccctccccccccccgaggcagcgcggaccccccccccccccggggtgcacgccgctgggggggtgccgcagtgcgcgcctgctgcgagattactaactttgctcgttcgctgcagctccctctgccccggaacaggaagtaacctgttccggggcagagggagctgcagcgaacgggAGAaattagcgaactctcgcagcaggcgcgcgccgcggcaccccccagcggcgtgcacccggggcggaccacccccaccgcccccccccccttggtacgccactggaatatactatgtaaactgctttgaatgtagttgcaaaaaccataaaaaagtggtttatcaagtcccatttccctttcctccataGTGGAGGCTGTGTAGGAATCCAAGGTGTGTGTCGGTATCTTTAGTATCacagtgtgtgtcctggggtcaCAAATCTCATCCCATGAACTCTATAGAGGAAGCAGAGAGAGGAAGGTGTGAGTATTTAATGATATTACAGGAAAATTTACCTTTTCATTCCCATAAAACTAAACGGAGTTGAATTAGCAGCGTTTTGAAGAATATGAGTAGTGAGATCAATCATCAAAACTTGAACCCTGGCTGCTGTCTATTCAGGCATCTTCCATATAcattcaggggtcaatattcagcctgtgagtTGTGGCTCCCAGAAGGAATACAGGTATTGCCAATACTCCATGCTGTACCCAAGAACCTAAACAGATGATAAtaatgaataatcttattgaattaccccctcgtaatgctgtttcatcttgttttacatttccctatctgtaggaatgtgatatataaaacaattcactctgctaatttctcctatcaaggcaccaaaattctcttcctaaatcaatcaagtttacagctgattacctaacttttacaagtcttctaaaaacacatttcttcagtttgacctttctgaatacaaagaactctatttgaattttactcaCACCCatttcttaatctcgtttcccacctagtcctgcctaattatgctctcacctatccacccttgagatagtctaaatccctggttaggaCACCTTGTTCATGGTTCAGTTTACCTGGTTAGATATGGGGTactggaactgaatatcactggtacccacatatcTCTCAGTtccaccctgactctgcccccgaatcacccctccctccactgtCTGGACAGAActtttgccaatattcagtggcactgttggGTTAAGTGCTGTTTAATATTGGCTTATGGCCAGTTCAGcacgatttaaccaggcaggagcctatcctggttatatcactttgaatattgacccatcaaAATTCTGTTATTTCAAAGAAACGATCTAAATTGAAAGGGACATCTCACATTTACAGTCAAGTCTGAAATTGTGGCTATAAaaataatcacatgctaatcaatGATGTTTAATGTTCACAGGAAAAACTTAAAATGCACCTGAAGCCTCTGAGAAAGAATCTGGAAGATCTTCTGAAGTTTACATCTACTGAAGAGAAGAAAGCTGAAGAGCTGAAGGTGGGTATCTGTGTCTCCTTCTGAGCCAGTTTCTGTAGGGTTTTTGTTCCTTTCACTACTTCAATCCCATAAATCACCTGAATAAGAGAATAATAGACTTCAGTCTGCTTCGTTACTTATAGTATGGAAACTATTGGTTCCTTATTGGCTGAGAACAGGCAGATTCTGAATCCGTATGTGGAACAAAGGAAAATTGTGACATTGTATTTCttgcagagaggtagtgttttgtGGGTTGCAAAATGGGAAAGGAGAACTGGGCTCAGGCTTGAGGCAGTCCAGCAGTGTTTGTCTccaccaccctctttgtgaaaaagtacttcttaaCGTTACTCCTAAGTCAATCACcttgtaacctcaattcatgtcgtcTAGGTctaccatctctggaaaagatttgtttgcatattaatacctttcaagtatttaaatgtctgtattatatctcctctATCCCTCTTTTCCTCAAAGGTAAACTTATTCAGTTCATCAGAACTAGAGTAAATGAACTGAGGTTACAGGGTGttcgacttaggagtaacatcaggaagtactttttcacggtgAGGGTGGCGGAGACAGAATGAAAATGctgataaacatagtaacatagtaacatagtagatgacggcagaaaaagacctgcacggtccatccagtctgcccaagaagataaattcatatgtgctactttttttatttgtactgtcctcttcagtgcacagaccgtataagtctggccagccctatccccgcctcccaaccaccaaccccgcctcccaaccaccagctctggcacagaccgtataagtgtgtccagcactatccccgcctcccaaccaccaaccccgcctcccaaccaccagctctggcacagaccgtataagtctgcccagcactatccctgccacccaccaccggctctggcacagactgtataagtctgcctagcactatccctgccacccaccaccagctctggcacagaccgtataagtctgcccagcactatccctgccacccaccaccggctctggcacagaccgtatatgtctgcccacactagccccgcctcccaaccaccagctctgccacccattctaggctaagctcctgaggatccctttcttctgcacaggattcct contains:
- the LOC115459654 gene encoding E3 ubiquitin-protein ligase TRIM39-like, which encodes MAAANPAESLQDEASCSICLDYFTDPVTTDCGHNFCRSCITQTWKGRDTNFPCPQCRETSQQRNLRSNRQLANMTEMVKKLSQCSVRPKEENLCEEHEEKLKLFCEEDQRAICVVCDRSRDHRSHTVIPIKEAVQEYKEKLKMHLKPLRKNLEDLLKFTSTEEKKAEELKSETQIKRQKVESEFEELQQFLNKEKQILLSRLEEEEKKIFQRIREHETQLEEQSSSLMQLISEIEEKIQQPATELLKDVKDALSRCKKMKFPKPEAVPTDLKMGFQLSYPQQLKEWITKFKDWWMEFGRYTGN